The following coding sequences lie in one Lolium perenne isolate Kyuss_39 chromosome 2, Kyuss_2.0, whole genome shotgun sequence genomic window:
- the LOC127328963 gene encoding uncharacterized protein, with translation MEVEEGIAQMRSIARTPQCTKATAHALQLLFCSSALSTPSLDVVHGTPRVDRPAGYKDDPETFCFAPTPLTSLRISEKPQDGACPHLALGHAHSRDAFAVVLAVVHVAVSPPSVPLPWFPLFYFLCHRLGALTLLLSCLEPAQNHLRHRRRRSIHVSHGTLAILATAMQPCMHVRGIRSDLLKHHDVTTAPPCVAFVVRRVHAASTDIAHPHPHSRSGESLCMHTSSIEPTLCGRPASLLLRQTTHGTLHEAGTVQFA, from the exons atggaggttgaagagggtatTGCACAGATGAGATCAATTGCCaga ACTCCGCAGTGCACCAAGGCCACCGCCCACGCCCTCCAATTGCTGTTCTGCAGCTCCGCTCTGTCCACTCCCTCGCTGGACGTTGTTCACGGCACGCCGCGCGTCGACCGGCCGGCTGGGTATAAGGACGACCCCGAGACCTTCTGCTTCGCCCCAACTCCTCTCACCTCTCTGCGCATCTCAGAGAAGCCCCAAGACGGAGCCTGTCCCCATCTTGCTCTCGGCCATGCTCATAGCCGAGACGCGTTCGCCGTGGTGCTCGCCGTCGTGCACGTCGCTGTCTCACCACCCTCCGTCCCTCTCCCTTGGTTCCCTCTCTTTTACTTCCTTTGCCACCGTCTGGGAGCCCTTACTCTTCTCCTTTCTTGCCTGGAGCCCGCCCAGAACCATCTTCGTCACCGCCGACGGAGATCCATCCACGTCAGCCACGGAACCCTCGCCATCCTCGCCACGGCCATGCAGCCCTGCATGCATGTCCGAGGTATCCGTTCGGATCTCCTCAAGCACCACGACGTCACCACCGCCCCTCCCTGCGTCGCCTTCGTCGTTCGTCGTGTCCACGCTGCCTCCACGGACATCGCGCACCCGCATCCTCACAGCCGCTCGGGGGAGAGCCTCTGCATGCACACGTCGTCAATCGAGCCAACCCTCTGCGGCCGTCCCGCATCGCTCCTTCTCCGCCAAACCACCCACG GAACCCTCCACGAAGCCGGCACCGTCCAgtttgcttga